Genomic window (Helianthus annuus cultivar XRQ/B chromosome 3, HanXRQr2.0-SUNRISE, whole genome shotgun sequence):
taagctgcggagatcccacgtttgttgcgttcggcggtccaccagtcgagtgctcatGATTGAAATACTTTGGTAgcgcaagtagtacggaaactatcgggacacccactttgacgaagggtaacatcgatagaatcgaaccactggagtagttgggtcacacctccttcacccaTGAATTCcatcggatcacaggctttgaagtgtttgtagagaaaagcagattgcggcgcttccgtcttagagtctcCCGAGGCTCGAGAGTTGCtaagagagtgcacttgagcgacaatttgaggaatgagcttgaccacttccttggtcacaagcgaggcaatcctcttatcggcgctttgtttggctcttctccttgccgttcgtctcgaggtagagttgttggaagacatctagacagagagaggtTTGGAATGAGATttgatcataatgattttgagtttgcgatgcgattgagcgcgatcaaAACTTATAGCTTGCAATAcaaatagatttcacataggagccacataggagacacgaaactTCCTAGGTTCTCACACAATGATTTGTTTGTATTTAGATATAGCTAGTTGTAGTTTATATTTATACACATATATTATGgtttagaatgcgcgaggacgcgtCGAGAGAGAGAGCGAGAGTGTAAGCGAGTAGTTAGTCATTTGTTTTGTTGCAATCATTCGGTcttcgttttagattgcgatggctgtgtgAGTTGTGTGTCTCGTAAAACAAGGAGCGAAAATTGATAAATCGTAAAATAAACACATAAAGCATAACTAAGTTCACCAAAACGTAAAATCGGCGAGTCATAGGCTTAGTAAAGTAatcggagtgcctcgggtgtttaggcgtcgactacccaaaatAACCCAACTATACCTaacaagttcgtgcacgcgcattgacctagaagacttatgcttccactgggatgcagctcatggcattcatcCTCCTAGTCATCGTGTGGCTCAAGTCGTTGTCATGGTCGAGTCCTTGGTGGGAGctttttgaaaaccattttagggagtggaacggtttattaaggtacgggtttcacccctgacttaacagctTCGTTCCCAATTGTGATTGTGCTCATCGAATGAATCCGAGAGCTCCACTAGAATTTCAAAATAGAggctttcgtcgaggtatggatgtcactcctaactcaatgaaagattctcgtgctagaaaaatgcgctgagtgagcaaccctatcgagagttcttggttttcacacctggtctcgactggttCACTCGGTTGTGtgatgcgagtattttcgaaaacgtgtgtattgtgtcagccttaggaaaggctaagtagtatttcagccttaggaaaggctgcTTCGTGTGAAgatgtagtatgcggtgttcacacaaagTTGCAGTTTTTAGAAATTTCGACCGAGAGTATCAAGTAGGCccaatacaaaccctactgggttcgtatGAGTCGGCCTGTGGGTACTTAGACTGTAGACTAGGTCAatttctaagacgtcgacccggactaggtcaaaTCTTGCCTAATTccttatagttatggctctgataccaatctgtcacaccccaaccgatggcggaatcatcggggcgcggcactaggccaagcagattgctcaagagaatccataacaactattttgcgataatattcattacatacgttatcccatactaacaaagaatacaatcacataagttatcacagatttcttgtcctctcgaacaactCAAAttcgacaacctagatttttaggtgagtttctagacttcctagcttgatattgatgtagactgcgactaaacctgcaacatacgttaaaataatgtcaatattaaagtattggcgagtatacaggtttgatatgtagtaGCTTAATAGATTtgaaaagtgctgcgaatttccacatgcataaacgtaatacacgacatatatactcacaaaactgatactaccagctaagtcctcgatgctcgattcttcgatggcataactagaccccgccggacgcaatagtactatactagtcgtggtgggatgtcacgagtataagtcctagcacatatgcaactagcatcacatatatctatgcataacagttattcgcgaGTGATAAATTGATAGATTGAataattcgtttgataagttcgatttgttaggaacgtatgttacacccaaaatgcgataaaaaagggttcaagtatactcacagtgcgtattggcaagtaaacacaacttgacTTGGATCGGTGGAGAGTGCGTCTGAGTTACCCTGGTTACAGATTGTTAAGCGATGAATAGCTCGTTAAACGGTGGCGAAAAGACCGAGGTTTGGAGGTTGATCCAATCGGTTATCATGCTATCCGATCGGTTAatatgttgttcgatcggataATCATGCTATCCGATCGGTTAACATGTTGTCCGATCGGTTTTCATGCTATCCGATCGGTTAACATGTTGTCCGATCGGTTAACATGCTATCCGATCAGCTGGTTTGGACCTTATCGATCTGTTTGGCATTTTGATTCGAAGacctgtccgttcggacagtatTTAATGGTTAGATGAGCTGACCGATCGGACGGTTGGAACTTGTttgttgttcgatcggacagcagtccgatcggacgacaattaAACCCAACGTCCTGATCAAGTCACACCTAGATGGGTTTGGGAAGATTATAGGTGATTTGACTGAGATGGTGTGCCTTCGTGTTAAACAACTGAAGTCCCATCAAATCAAACCCGTTCTAATGGCCGGgaaccaccccgttccatcagatctGACCGTTCTTGATGGTTTTTCCCATGTTTATCCCGAATTCACACACACCTTGGCTAGGTAACGTAGATTTAGGTGAGATTTGTTTATAAAACAGGTGAAATCACTTAGTTTCGAGCTGTTCATGGTAAAAACGAGGTCACACCtctgaagttcatatgaacttatgGTGACATCATCTTTAAAACACCTCAAATCCATAGAAATCTCATAACAAAGATTTAGACGAGACTTATGTAAAAACGTATGGAAATCACTCTGATCCGAGtcgttcttcatgggatgacatcactcttgtagttcataagaactccatggtgacatcacacTAGAATGCCCAAAATCCAGAGATTTCACGGTTAAGAGTTGAGATTTAGaaggtagaaaggtgtagaattgaATGTAGATcttagaagtacaagatttaggctagaaacttacaagaatcgcgaggaatcgagagaaaatagtCCAAGAGCGTGCTGGTCGAATGGGAGCTTCTCATCAGAGCAAATGGTGAGTGAgtgaggtatttataggcaagagaggGAAGAAAGGGGAGTGTGAGCTGTCCGTTCGGCCGGCCCATCCGAAcgactggcccatccgatcggctggcccagccgtttcgctggcccatccgatcggctggcccagccgtTCCGCTGGCCCATCCGTCCGGACGGCCCATCCATTCGGATGTCCTTCAGTGAGCTACGTTTAGGTGCTCCGTTTTGTTCGTTAAACATCGCGATAGTTCGGTTAGACCGTTTCGTTTagatattttttttgtatttattatatttaattattcATAAGGTCCGTATGTACGTAttcatattatatatttaattacccaaagttgcgatacaataacTGAGTTTCGTTTCGAGTGTTCGATTTCATTTCGACGgttcacggttatcgaggagggtagaataggtcctctctCAATTCCATCATGAACGTTAGATGTATTTTAAGTAATGAGTTgcactgcgacacatcacggcttatcaaggagggtagaattggtcctcacttgacatcttcgtggttgtcagcaagtgTAACGTGTTGTGATAGTGATAGAATATGCGAAAATATTGTGATATAACTGATGTgagtacattatgatccgaatctctggtgctaggcgtaacaagtatatcgagtagtaacaacgcacaaaagtgcgggttgttacataaCAAACTCACTGTCAAAAATCattatcctcttcctcgcatcgatgatctctttgaccgaCTACAAGGCGCAACTTGCTTCTCTaggatcgatcttcgatctggttatcatcaacttcgtgttctcgaaaaggacattcctaaaaccgttTTTCGCACATGTTTTATCCACTATGaattcgtggttatgccttttggtttgaccaacgcaccagctGTGTTCATAGATCtaatgaatcgtgtttgtaaaccttatttggatcgttttgtaatcgtttttattgatgatatcctcatttattcaaAAACTCAAGCTGATCACGAACGTCATTTACGCCTTATTCTCAAACTTTTGCGTGGTGAACgcttgtatgcaaagttttccaagtgcgaattctggatcaaagaagttcaattccttggtcacgttgtgagtgaaaAAAGAATTCATGTGGACCCTTCTAAAATCAAAGTAGTGAAGAACTGGATCGCGCCTAAATCTGCATCAGAGATTCGTTCCttcctaggattggcgggttactaccgtTGATATATCTCCAATTTCTCGAAAATTGCCGTTCCTTTCACCTTGCTTACtcagaaagagaaaccttttgtttggggtcccgaataagaggaatcctttcaaactcttaaggacttgctttgcaatgctcctatacTTGCCCTCTCTGTtgggaatgatgatttcgtggtatattgcgatgcctcgcaccgtggtcttggttgtgttctcatgcaacgagacaaagtcgTCGCTTATGCTTCTAGACagctcaaaatacatgagaaaaactatactacccacgatctcgagcttggTGCGGTTgcttttgcgttaaagatttggcgacactacctatatggtacaaagtgtgtggttttcactgaccataggagcctacaacacctCTTTAAccaaaaagagctaaacatgtgTCAACGCCGTTGGGTTGAATTACTTAATGACTACGAGTATGAAATTCACTACCACCCTGgcaaagcgaatgtcgtggccgatgcgttTAGTCGCAAATCTCATGCTAGTAGCATTCGTTATTTTCAAATCTCTAGTGATCTTCACACTTGCATTCGTGAAGCTCAATACTCGTCAGCCAACGAAGGTAGTCTAATCATCAAAATACGAGGTGCTTCTATAGACCAACTCACGACCAAATCAGATGGACTCCAATATTATCTTgatcgcatctgggtgccagatcaCGACAATCTTCATGAGCTCATCATGAACGAGGCACACAAGTCCTGATAAtccattcatcctggtgctgataagatgtaccatgaccttcgtacatcctattggtggcctggcatgaagaaggacattgccACTTATGTCTCTAAATGTCTCACTTGCTCAAAAGTCAAAGATGAGCATCAACGTCCTTCTGGTTTACTCGAATAGCCATAAATCTCTGTTTAGAAATGGGATTGCattgctatggacttcataaccaaactcccTCGTACACCTTCTGGTCATGATAGCATTTGGGTGATCATTgaccgtctgaccaaatcagctcagTTTCTTCCTATTCGTGAGGATTTCAAAGTTGAGAAGCTAGCTCGAATCTATACTAATGAAATTAGATGTCGTCATGGTATACACattgacatcatctctgaccgcgatggtcgtttCATTTCACATCTTTGGTAAACCTTCCAAATCGCTATGGGTACTCACTTGAATCttagtacggcctttcatccCCAAACGGATGGACAGGCTGAATATACTATctaaaccctagaggacatgcttcgttcttgtgtcatcgactttggtggtaattgggatgtacatttacctttgatcgagCTCTCgcacaacaacagctaccactccagtattcaaatggctaCTTTTGAAGCATTATATGGTTGCAAGTGCCGATCTCCCATCTGttggcatgagattggtgacaCGCAACTGACTGGCCCTGAGCTCATACAAGAGacgacggataagattcttcaaatccgCGACAACCTTCTCAAGGCTAGAATCAGgcaaaagagttatgccgataaGAGACGCAAACCTTTAGAGTTCAATGTTGGTGATCATGTGTTACTtcaagtatctccttggaaaggagtgatacattttggtaagaagggaaaacttgcccctcgctatgttggtcctttcaagatacccgagaggattggtaaggtggcttatcgactcgatttacctcTAGAACTCAGCAACGTGCATCCAACATTCCACGTCTCGaacctcaaaaagtgtttagctgatgagggACTTCAAGTTCCTCTTGACGACTTGCAAATAAATAAGACTCTTCATTTCGTGGAAAATTGGTCGAAATTATGGATCGAGGTACCAAGCAACTAAGGCGCAACAAAATTCCCAtagtcaaggttcgctgggaaggaaagcgtggtgtcgaattcacttgggaactcgagagcgAGATAAAGACCAAGTATCCACAACTATTCGTTCAGCCTTCCtcttaagatttcgaggacgaaatctcctaaagtaggggagactgtaacgctccgcatttttGTACTTTCCGATTTTAGCAAGTCATGTTGTACTTTCCATTTTTAGACACTTGTACTCTTGTTGTATTATATTTCATTTCAATTTGTAATCCGAGACagttgatcataatgaaaacgagGCTATTTCTATCATATTCATGCTATTCGTGTTAGACTTATGTGCAAACTCGTGGAACGATCTActattcttgattcttggttATTTATCACAtattgatacttgatacttgttaAACtggttaaaacacataaaataatcaaattggaaaataaaatatttaaaaaccAGACCCTTCGTACGAAGGGGTGGCTTCGTACGAATGGGGAGTGTGCTAAATCTTAGGAAACCCTAGTgtaccccctccccccccccccccaatctaTAAATAGATGCCTTAACCCCTCATTCCAACTCGCTAATCTTCTTGCAAACACTCTCAAAACACTCTGTGCGACCAGAAGCTTGTAAGAATCCTCTCTTTTCATTTCAAGTTCATTTCATTTCGTTTGTTGTGTTTTAATTTATAAACTCTTGATTTTCTTCAAAACCTTCGATCCTAATCATCTCAAAGATGGTTTCCACTCGTTTTGCCTAGGCAAACTGTTGTGGAGCATGACTTATACGAGATTGGATCAAAGTTCATAAAATGTTACAACTTAATCATAGTCTTCATTTCAATTATTAGACGATCTTGATTGAATCGGGAACCCATCAGACCCTAACTTAATTCATAGTTAAGGGCCTGCATCAGGGTTAATTTCCATCGAGAAATGATCTGTTTCAGTGGATCAAACATGAATTTTCATCAAGAACAATAGCGTGGTACGAAGGGACTATGCCCGCTTCGTACGAAGGGACTTCTATTTATACTTTATGTTTCATTTTCAGTAATTCTATAAACGAgctaatatttttttaaactatATAATTGAACCCCATATTGAAAACTGTCGATTCAAATGATAAAACGAGCCCAACCCATCACGAAAGCTGGTCACTAGAACTTCTTTTGGCTCATATTGTAGTTTAATTTGTAATGTAATTTGGAACTTCGAGAATTTGTAATCATAATCAGAGAAAAAAATgtgattttcatttttttaaattcTTATTGCTGGAAATCtagatttttttaataatttaattaTTGGCAGATTATGATGATCTATAATTTGGTACATTAACTTTGACCGTAAAAGGTCCATCAGTAATCAGTTGGTAAAGTATCAAACTTTGGTTGGACAAGTGAAAGACCACGGCTGGCCCGTAGGGGGTGCGGGGTTGACATGGCACAAGGCCCAAACCCTTTGAGgatttaaatctttttaattttgtaTAGTAGTTAATGTTTTGCTTAAAAAACAAGGAGATGTGAGTTTTAATCTTGACGTATTCAAATTCTTTATTTTAAGttagtttttgtttttgttttttttttttttgttagtgcATTGAATGGTTAATTTTGTGAACTGTATCTTtccttttaattaataaattacttTCTAAACTTAGCTAAAAATAACTATTTAAATTACATACACATAAATTTTAGTGATtgatatgtttatattaaatgaaAATTTTCGAATAGATCCCAAACTTTTTATCTCGCATAGGGCCTTTTTTTGTGATTCTCGAAGATGTTCCTGTGAAAGACTGGTCGAAGAAGTGGCATTTATTAGTTGTGTCCGTTGGTAAATTCGGTTAGTAAAATATGTCAGAAATCAATCGAATTTACACATGACTATTATACCGACAGACACTCGCTGGTGATGACCTTCACCGGCAGTATTGCGTCAATGAAACCATGTTTTCTAGTAGTTTAAGTTTATAAAAGGCGTGAAATTTGAGCTAAAGAATTGCATAGGAAAACGTCAAAAAAATGCATGAGAAAATGTTAAAATAGTTAATATAAACTATTTTATTTTAGATTTAATTTTTAGTAAGTAATTTCAAATTACTTATTAAAACAATGCACCATGCCGAAACAAATGTGGCACAAGACTTTACCATATGTACTTCTTTTTCAGTTATTTGAAAGCATTATTAAGAAACTGAACTCGTCTCTATATCCCAAAGATATCGCTCTTGGTAACTGTTTTTGTTTTCCATCAAATCAACCTCCTTCTGTGTAATTAGTTCGGCAATTCAACAACAATGGTTAACAATGATCACACATTCATCAATGGTGGTGAAGTAATTAATCACAACCAAAATTTTCCGCCTCTCGTTATATCTTATAATGAGAAGATACGTCCCATTCTCGATGCAGTGGACAAACTCCGCCGCCTCAACGTCACCCAAGAAGGCATTCCTCTCCCCACGATCGTTGTCGTCGGAGACCAGTCATCCGGTAAGTCTAGTGTTTTAGAGTCACTCGCTGGAATAAGTCTGCCGCGTGGACAAGATATATGCACAAGGGTACCGCTTATAATGAGGCTTCAACACCATTCGGATCCCGTGCCGGAGATCGTTTTGGAGTTTCAAGAAAAATCAGTTAAGATCATCGAAGAAAACAAGATATCTGAAGCCATTGGTAAGGCTACGGTGGAGATCGCTGGAAACTCTAAAGGCATATCTAATGTTCCATTGACTTTGGTTGTTAGAAAGAGAGGTGTTCCGGATCTTACCATGGTTGATTTGCCTGGAATCACTCGGGTCCCCATTGGTGATCAACCCAAAGACATTTACGAACAGATTTCAGGTACGTACTCTTCTGTGTTACAGTAATCTTAGTGTTCTTCTATGTCGCCTACTTAAAGGAAACAATGACAGTTGTTTGTGCAATATCACTTGTATGCTAGTTTAATATAGCGTCATACTATTCCCACACCCAAATAAATCATCAAATGGCCGTTTGAAGGTAGGGGACTATGATGCAAGCCCTAACTTTAAAACAGCCGTTTGACAAATCCTCAAGCAATCGTTCAAAGGTAGGGGCTATGACGCGAACCTTTGGGTCAAACGGATGTTCGGTACAACTTCAAATGGCTTTTTGAAAATGGTGTTGGAttaggggaggaggggtggtcactagtgatggatttctATCACTCTcactatccaatcaaatcatgctatgtcatcacccaatattctatcactagtgatagaaatgtaggggggtggtatcactagtgatgagattctaatgtacaagtattaataccCAATGTACAAGTAATACACATTCATTTGATCAAGTTCAACGCGTTATACATTCAACGAGTTATTCCTATAACTCGTGATAAACATGGAGGCGGCGGTGTTCCacgagtgatagaattctatcacggTAAATAACGTTGCCACCCCGTGTGCTCTTAGAAAGCAAACACTGTGGGTACAGCATGCCCCCACATTTATTCATTAAAGATTTAAACTTCTACAGAAAACTGATTATACTATGtgtctatgtgatacattttttttaacaaatgttGATACAATTTCATACAAAGTGACACATTAGACAGGGTTTTAATAAACTATTTTGAAACAACAATTATTATGCCACACAAGACGTGTTTAGTTTATCAATTAAAATCTACATTTAAATATGAGTTCTAAAATCGATCAAAGTATAAAATGTGTTGTTCCATTTATTAATTATTTAGTAATATTATATAGAACATAGATAATCAGATGAAGTTCTTATATGATATTTGTTTTTGCATGTGGCAAGGTATGATAATGGAATACATAAAGCCAGACGAAAGCATCATTTTGAATGTTCTTTCTGCCTCGGTTGATTTCTCTACGTGTGAATCAATTTGCATGTCACGGAGTGTGGACAACACTGGGCAAAGGACACTGGCTGTCGTTACCAAATGTGACCAAGCCCCGAATGGCCTGCTTGAAAAAGTTACCACAAATGCGGTTAACATAGGCCTTGGCTACATCTGTGTTAGAAATAGGATCAACAATGAAACCTATGAAGAAGCTCGTAACCAAGAAGCCGCACTCTTTGAAACTCACCCTTTACTGTCCAAGATTGACAATTCCATGGTGGGTATCCCAGTTTTGGCCCATAGGCTTGTTGAGATCCAATCGGTAATCATATCTAAATGTTTGCCCGAAATCGTCAAGAAAATAAATGAGAAACTCAACGCTTCTATTGTGGACCTCAACAAATTGCCACGGAATCTTACAAGTATTCCTGATGCAATGGTTACATTTATGCAAATCGTTGGGTCTTTGAAAGAAACTCTTCAAAGGATCTTAATCCAAGGTGCATTTGATGAATATGAAAATGATCAACAAATGCATTGTGATGCTCGGATGGCAGAAATGATAGATGAGTTATCAAAAGATCTCCAATCAAGTGTTAAGTTTTCTGAACGTTTCTTGGTTGAGGAAATGAAGGTTTTGGAGGAAACTAATGGGATCCGGTTGCCTAATTTACTTCCACACTCGGTATTTCTTACCATGCTCAAGAGAAAAGTGAACAATATTTCTGATTTGCCTGTTGGCTTTGTAAACAAAGTGTGGGGTTATCTTGAAAACGTATGCGCTAAAGTATTGATTGATCGATGTGGAAATTACCCACAATTGCTTCCTTTGATGAGGAAAGCAACTCACTGTGTGATGGAGAAAACAAAAGTCAAGTTTGTGGAAAGGGTTGTTGAAATGATTGAGATGGAGAAGATCACGGATTACACTTGTGATCCTGACTTTATTACTTCTTATAACAAGCTAATGGGCTATCGTACTCAATTTTTGAACTCAATGAGCAATGTCAACTGTACACTAAATGTGGAAGGTTTTGGGACGGTTAACACTAGGCATCTGAGTAGTGTTTCAGCAAACACAAGGGATCAGGCTTATGATCTCAAAATGAAGATGACGGCGTATTGGAAAATTGTTTTGAAACGTATGGTGGACTGTTTAGCGCTCCAACTACGCTTTTTTATGCAAAAAGTGGTGAACAAGGAGATGGAGATGGAGATAGTAAATGAGGTGATGGTACAAAGTGGTGGTATAGAGAAAATGTTGGATGAACCACCGTCGGTGACTAAAAAGAGGGAGTTGCTTCAAACTAGCGTTCGCTTGCTCCAAGAATCGAAAGAAATAATGGAAAAAGTCATGGATGACATTGTGGTCACATCTGAATAACTTCTTAAGAAACTGATGTTTTAATAGGACATTCTAGCATCCGTTATAACTAATACATGGTTGAAATAGGAATTCTAAGTATGTATTTTGGTTAATTTTGCTTGCTTTGATTTGAACTACGAACCAGTGTTTTCTTATCTTAGTTCCTGTTTTTTATATGTATCAAAACCATGTTTAATGTTTGGAAGTATTGCATTATATGTTTGTCATATATAATGACAGAAGAAGGTCCATGAATGTTCTTGGGTTTGCCACTTTGGTAGCCCAAATAGAATCATCTATAAGTAGGAGGCTCCCAAGTTACATTAGAATTCTTATAAAAAACACTTTATCAGAGCACCTTTTTAGAATATTATATACCAAAATCTTGTTGAATATAAATATCCGCCAACCTAGGAAGCAGAAAATTTTATGTACAGTTTGAGACCCGAAAACC
Coding sequences:
- the LOC110928018 gene encoding dynamin-related protein 4C; translation: MVNNDHTFINGGEVINHNQNFPPLVISYNEKIRPILDAVDKLRRLNVTQEGIPLPTIVVVGDQSSGKSSVLESLAGISLPRGQDICTRVPLIMRLQHHSDPVPEIVLEFQEKSVKIIEENKISEAIGKATVEIAGNSKGISNVPLTLVVRKRGVPDLTMVDLPGITRVPIGDQPKDIYEQISGMIMEYIKPDESIILNVLSASVDFSTCESICMSRSVDNTGQRTLAVVTKCDQAPNGLLEKVTTNAVNIGLGYICVRNRINNETYEEARNQEAALFETHPLLSKIDNSMVGIPVLAHRLVEIQSVIISKCLPEIVKKINEKLNASIVDLNKLPRNLTSIPDAMVTFMQIVGSLKETLQRILIQGAFDEYENDQQMHCDARMAEMIDELSKDLQSSVKFSERFLVEEMKVLEETNGIRLPNLLPHSVFLTMLKRKVNNISDLPVGFVNKVWGYLENVCAKVLIDRCGNYPQLLPLMRKATHCVMEKTKVKFVERVVEMIEMEKITDYTCDPDFITSYNKLMGYRTQFLNSMSNVNCTLNVEGFGTVNTRHLSSVSANTRDQAYDLKMKMTAYWKIVLKRMVDCLALQLRFFMQKVVNKEMEMEIVNEVMVQSGGIEKMLDEPPSVTKKRELLQTSVRLLQESKEIMEKVMDDIVVTSE